One Candidatus Schekmanbacteria bacterium RIFCSPLOWO2_02_FULL_38_14 DNA segment encodes these proteins:
- a CDS encoding NADH-quinone oxidoreductase subunit K, protein MITLTHYLILSGVLFTIGLIGVLVRRSALVIFMCIELMLNAVNLTFIAFSRYLNSLDGQVFVFFVLSVAAAEVVVGLAIIILIFRNRATVNVDEINLMKW, encoded by the coding sequence ATGATTACTCTGACTCATTATCTCATACTCTCAGGAGTTCTTTTTACCATCGGGCTTATTGGTGTTCTGGTAAGAAGAAGCGCGCTCGTGATTTTCATGTGTATTGAGCTGATGCTCAATGCTGTGAACCTGACCTTTATTGCCTTTTCAAGGTATCTGAATTCGCTGGACGGTCAGGTCTTCGTTTTTTTTGTCCTCTCAGTAGCTGCTGCTGAGGTTGTGGTCGGGCTTGCAATAATCATTCTGATTTTCAGAAACAGGGCTACTGTGAATGTTGATGAAATAAATCTGATGAAATGGTAA